The following are from one region of the Colias croceus chromosome 4, ilColCroc2.1 genome:
- the LOC123690874 gene encoding probable RNA-binding protein 18 isoform X2, whose product MENTTIPLHLDPVKPMDVCDKRLWIGNLDTRVNEYQLLKMVRVYGNIEKFDMLFHRSGPNAGQPRGFAFVTYKLRQDAIQAMNSLNGQMLGNKRMCVKFAKNAAEEDKPKPELGISALTAAKPELKLSKKTVIQSIEAKLKMMENMKAGDDFVINKLAAHEAPIITQYQSKNHQPNKTLTSFKRRHPYHKKR is encoded by the exons atggaaaatacaacg ATACCTCTGCATTTAGATCCTGTCAAGCCAATGGATGTGTGTGATAAGAGGCTCTGGATTGGCAATTTGGACACCAGAGTTAATGagtat CAACTACTGAAAATGGTCCGCGTGTACGGCAATATCGAGAAGTTCGACATGCTGTTCCACCGCAGTGGGCCGAACGCGGGGCAGCCAAGAGGCTTCGCGTTTGTTACCTACAAGTTGAGACAAGATGCGATACAAGCAATGAACTCATTGAACGGCCAGATGCTGGGCAATAAACGGATGTGCGTGAAGTTTGCTAAGAATGCAGCG GAGGAGGACAAACCAAAGCCAGAACTCGGAATATCAGCGCTAACAGCAGCGAAACCGGAGTTGAAGCTGAGCAAGAAAACAGTAATACAGTCAATAGAAGCTAAACTGAAAATGATGGAAAACATGAAAGCAGGCGATGATttcgttattaataaattagcgGCACACGAAGCGCCGATCATAACACAATATCAGTCAAAAAACCATCAGCCAAATAAAACCCTAACATCATTTAAAAGAAGGCATCCATACCATAaaaagagataa
- the LOC123690874 gene encoding probable RNA-binding protein 18 isoform X1 produces MENTTIPLHLDPVKPMDVCDKRLWIGNLDTRVNEYQLLKMVRVYGNIEKFDMLFHRSGPNAGQPRGFAFVTYKLRQDAIQAMNSLNGQMLGNKRMCVKFAKNAAQEEDKPKPELGISALTAAKPELKLSKKTVIQSIEAKLKMMENMKAGDDFVINKLAAHEAPIITQYQSKNHQPNKTLTSFKRRHPYHKKR; encoded by the exons atggaaaatacaacg ATACCTCTGCATTTAGATCCTGTCAAGCCAATGGATGTGTGTGATAAGAGGCTCTGGATTGGCAATTTGGACACCAGAGTTAATGagtat CAACTACTGAAAATGGTCCGCGTGTACGGCAATATCGAGAAGTTCGACATGCTGTTCCACCGCAGTGGGCCGAACGCGGGGCAGCCAAGAGGCTTCGCGTTTGTTACCTACAAGTTGAGACAAGATGCGATACAAGCAATGAACTCATTGAACGGCCAGATGCTGGGCAATAAACGGATGTGCGTGAAGTTTGCTAAGAATGCAGCG CAGGAGGAGGACAAACCAAAGCCAGAACTCGGAATATCAGCGCTAACAGCAGCGAAACCGGAGTTGAAGCTGAGCAAGAAAACAGTAATACAGTCAATAGAAGCTAAACTGAAAATGATGGAAAACATGAAAGCAGGCGATGATttcgttattaataaattagcgGCACACGAAGCGCCGATCATAACACAATATCAGTCAAAAAACCATCAGCCAAATAAAACCCTAACATCATTTAAAAGAAGGCATCCATACCATAaaaagagataa